The Rhinoderma darwinii isolate aRhiDar2 chromosome 8, aRhiDar2.hap1, whole genome shotgun sequence genome has a window encoding:
- the LOC142659181 gene encoding ficolin-2-like, whose amino-acid sequence MMLSIAMVSLLITSCHTEDSCPDVKVVGVGDSDRLAILRGCPGIPGSPGAKGDNGAAGEKGHKGSTGDAGKIGPQGHKGEKGEAGKQESGLYAARNCKELLDQGEVLSDWHTIYPDGSTPLKVLCDMHTDGGGWIVLQRRLDGSVAFFRDWNSYKKGFGSRLTEFWLGNENIHQLTSAGTWELRIDLEDFDEVHSFAKYSSFQILGEEEKYKLKLENFKDGDAGDSLVYHNLMNFSTKDEDNDLNKGDCATTCSSGWWYNNCYHANLNGLYLVGKHSSSKTGIHWYTGKGLSYSYKRTEMKIRPEINM is encoded by the exons ATGATGCTATCGATCGCCATGGTCTCCTTGCTGATCACATCTTGTCATACCGAGGACTCATGTCCAG ACGTGAAGGTTGTGGGAGTGGGAGACTCGGACAGACTGGCCATCCTCAGAGGCTGCCCTGGCATTCCTGGATCTCCTGGTGCTAAAGGAGACAACGGGGCCGCAGGAGAGAAAG GGCATAAAGGATCTACAGGAGATGCTGGAAAGATTGGGCCACAGGGACATAAAG GAGAGAAAGGAGAAGCTGGAAAGCAGGAGTCAGGACTGTACG CTGCCCGGAACTGCAAGGAGCTACTGGATCAGGGAGAAGTCCTCAGTGACTGGCACACAATATACCCAGATGGCAGCACCCCTCTCAAGGTGCTGTGTGATATGCACACTGATGGGGGAGGATGGATT GTTTTGCAAAGACGCTTGGATGGTTCAGTGGCTTTCTTCCGTGACTGGAATTCTTATAAGAAAGGGTTTGGGAGCCGTCTGACTGAATTCTGGTTGGGAAATGAGAATATTCACCAGTTAACGTCTGCAG GTACATGGGAATTACGCATTGATCTAGAGGACTTCGACGAAGTGCATTCTTTTGCCAAATATTCCTCATTTCAGATCCTTGGAGAGgaagaaaaatacaaattaaagCTTGAAAACTTCAAAGATGGAGATGCAG GTGACTCACTGGTTTACCATAACCTGATGAATTTCTCTACAAAAGACGAGGATAATGACCTAAATAAAGGGGATTGTGCCACAACATGCTCTAGTGGCTGGTGGTACAACAACTGCTACCACGCCAACTTAAATGGATTGTATCTGGTGGGGAAGCACAGCAGCAGCAAGACTGGCATACACTGGTACACTGGCAAAGGGCTCTCCTATTCTTATAAGAGAACTGAGATGAAGATACGGCCTGAAATCAACATGTAA